A single Nitrosospira multiformis ATCC 25196 DNA region contains:
- the prsR gene encoding PEP-CTERM-box response regulator transcription factor produces MSQDKKSLLVIEDDPGLQRQLRWSFDTYEVLVASDRESALALVRRHEPAVVTMDLGLPPDADGASEGLATLEQILELVPDTKVIVLTGNQDHGNALKAIAAGAYDFHQKPFDPNILSLVIERAYYLYALQQENRKLLQAQMNSPINGLITRDPVLSKVCRNVEKVAPSDATVILLGESGTGKEILARALHQLSARREKRFMAINCAAIPESLLESELFGYEKGAYTGAVKQTPGKIELAHEGTFFLDEVGDLPMPLQAKLLRFLQERVIERIGGRKEIPVDVRVVCATHQNLKKLIEDGRFREDLYYRLSEIVITIPPLRQRVGDAALLAHHFKNKFCMQEKRSSLNFSQEALAAIENHSWPGNVREMENCIKRAVIMAEGSVIGADDLGLYGTSAAEPINLRQIRDRAECNALMKALARVDGNVVKAAELLGVSRPTIYDLMNRHGLK; encoded by the coding sequence ATGAGTCAGGACAAGAAGAGTCTGTTGGTAATCGAGGATGATCCCGGATTGCAACGCCAATTGCGCTGGAGCTTCGATACTTATGAAGTGTTGGTGGCAAGCGACCGCGAAAGCGCGCTTGCTCTGGTCAGACGGCATGAGCCCGCCGTCGTCACCATGGATCTGGGTCTTCCTCCCGATGCGGATGGCGCTTCCGAAGGTTTGGCTACGTTGGAACAGATACTTGAACTGGTGCCGGATACGAAGGTAATTGTTCTCACCGGGAATCAGGACCATGGAAATGCTCTCAAGGCTATCGCTGCAGGGGCTTATGACTTTCATCAGAAGCCCTTTGATCCCAATATCCTGAGCCTGGTGATAGAACGGGCATACTATCTCTATGCTCTGCAGCAGGAGAATCGCAAGCTGTTGCAGGCCCAGATGAACTCTCCCATCAACGGCCTCATAACCCGCGATCCCGTCTTGAGCAAGGTATGCCGCAACGTGGAAAAAGTCGCACCCTCGGACGCTACGGTTATACTGCTGGGCGAGAGTGGTACCGGCAAGGAAATTCTGGCACGGGCGCTGCATCAGTTGAGCGCCCGGCGGGAGAAGCGCTTCATGGCCATTAATTGTGCAGCCATCCCGGAGTCGTTGCTGGAGAGTGAATTGTTCGGCTATGAAAAGGGTGCTTATACGGGAGCCGTCAAACAGACGCCCGGAAAAATCGAGCTCGCGCACGAAGGCACTTTTTTTCTTGACGAAGTGGGCGATCTGCCCATGCCCTTGCAGGCAAAGCTTCTCCGTTTTTTGCAGGAAAGGGTGATCGAGCGAATAGGGGGTCGGAAGGAAATACCCGTGGATGTGCGCGTGGTATGCGCCACTCATCAGAATCTCAAGAAACTGATCGAGGATGGACGTTTTCGCGAAGATTTGTATTACCGCTTGAGTGAAATCGTGATAACCATTCCTCCCTTGCGACAGCGGGTGGGGGATGCCGCGCTGCTTGCCCATCATTTCAAGAACAAGTTTTGCATGCAGGAGAAACGTTCCTCTCTGAATTTCAGCCAGGAAGCGCTGGCTGCCATTGAAAATCATTCGTGGCCGGGCAACGTGCGCGAAATGGAAAACTGTATCAAGCGTGCGGTCATCATGGCAGAGGGTTCGGTAATCGGCGCGGATGACCTCGGCCTGTACGGTACAAGCGCAGCTGAGCCTATCAACCTTCGCCAGATACGGGACAGGGCGGAATGCAATGCGCTGATGAAAGCATTGGCGAGAGTGGA